A stretch of DNA from Campylobacter concisus:
TCACTGAAGGCCTTGAAGATGGTGATAAGATAATCGTTAATAATTTCCTTAAAATTGGAGTTGGTGCACCAGTTGAAACTGATAAAGACCTAAGTACGGAATTTATAAACGGCAAAGATGCAAACGCTACAAGTAGCAAGTAAAGGCAGATAGATGTTTTCAAGATTTTTCATAAACCGCCCGATATTTGCGACTGTTATATCTATCATTATAGTTATAGCAGGTTTTATGGGTATCAAGGGACTTCCAATAGAGGAGTATCCAAGTCTTACTCCACCTACTGTCTCTGTAAGTGCGACATATAGCGGTGCTGATGCGCAGACTATCGCTGACTCAGTCGCAAGTGCAATCGAAGATCAGATAAATGGCGTTGAGAATATGCTTTATATGCAAAGCACCTCAAGCTCAGCAGGTACGATGAATATAAGCGTATATTTTAAGATCGGCTCATCGTCAAAACAAGCTACGATCGATGTAAATAACCGCGTGCAAGCTGCCCTTTCAAGACTGCCCCAAGAAGTGCAAAATATGGGCGTAACAGTGCGCGAAAGAAGCGGCTCAATCCTTCAGGTTGTTGGCTTTACAAATCCAAATATGGATTTGATCGAACTATATAACTATGTAAATTTAAATATTGCTGATGAGATAAAAAGGGTTAGTGGTATAGGTGATACAGTATTGATAGGTACTAAAGAGTATTCTATGAGAATTTGGCTAAAGCCAGATAGACTAGCTCATTTTAAACTAACTCCAAGTGACGTCATTTCTCAAGTAAAAATTCAAAACTCACAATACGCTGCTGGCAAGATAGGCGAACAGCCATCGGATGGTGGTAATCCTTATGTTTATTCTGTTCGTACCGATGGACGTCTTAAAAATGCAGCCCAGTTTGGCGATATAATAATTAAAAGTTCTGATGGATCAGTATTGAAGCTAAAAGATGTAGCTACCATAGAGCTTGGGGCAGCTAGCTATGCTAATGACGCGATGTTAAACGGCAAACCAGCTATTCCTCTTTTGCTATTTTTACAAAACGATGCGAATGCTCTTGCTACCGCAAATGCTGTAAAAGAAAAGCTTAACGAGCTAAAGAAAACTTATCCTGTTGGACTAGAGCACACCATAGCTTACAATCCAACAGAATTTATAGATGTTTCAATTGATGAGGTTATAAAAACTTTTATTGAAGCGATGGTACTCGTCTTAATCGTAATGTACTTTTTCTTAAAAAATTTTCGTGCGACTATCATTCCGATGCTTGCTGTGCCAGTTTCTATCATAGGCACATTTGGCGGACTTTATGTGATGGGCTTTAGTATAAATTTGATCACGCTTTTTGCCTTAGTTCTTGCCATCGGTATCGTCGTAGATGACGCTATTATCGTCATAGAAAATGTCGAGAGAATTTTACATGAAAATAAAGAAATAAGCGTAAAAGATGCGACATTTAAGGCGATGGAGGAGGTGCAAACTCCGGTTATCTCTATCGTACTCGTACTTTGCGCAGTTTTCGTGCCAGTTTCATTTATGGAGGGTTTTGTTGGCGTTATACAAAAGCAGTTTGCTCTAACACTTGTCGTTTCTGTTTGTATCTCAGGCTTTGTCGCTCTTACTCTTACGCCAGCGCTTTGTGCGGTTATGCTTAAGAAGCAAGAGAGCAAGCCATTTTGGATAGTTCAGAAATTTAACGACTTCTTTGACTTTAGCACTAGACTCTTTACGGCCGGAGTGGCTAAAATTTTAAGGCATATTATTATTAGCTTTATTGTAATTGGTATTTTAGGATTTGCCACTTATAAGCTATTTGATGCTGTGCCAAAAGGACTTGTGCCTTCAGAAGACAAGGGTGCTTTAATGGTTATCACCTCACTTCCGCCTTCAACAAATATGCTAAAGACAAAAGAAGAAGTAGTCTCGATTAGCAACGCCATTTTAAGCAATCCAAATGTTGAGTTCACTATGGCTTTTGCAGGTTATGACATACTAGCTAGCTCGCTTAGAGAAAACTCAGCCGTTAGCTTTATAAAGCTAAAAGATTGGAGTGAGAGAAAAGGTGCTAACAATGGAGCTGATACATTAGCTGGCCAGTTTAATGGTATGCTTTGGAGCTCAAAAAACTCAATGACATTTGTTGTAAATTTACCACCTATCATGGGTCTATCAATGACTGGTGGCTTTGAGATGTATCTGCAAAATAAAAGCGGCAAGAGCTACAATGAGATAGAAGCAGACGCTAGAAAAGTATCAGCAATAGCCAATGCAAGGCCTGAACTAACAAATGTCAGAACCACGCTTGAGACAAATTATCGTCAGTTCAAGATAACAGTTGATAAAGAAAAAGCTAAATTATTTGGTGTAAGCGAGAGTGAAATTTTTAGCACGATAGGCGCTACTTTTGGCTCTTACTATATAAATGACTTCAATCTTGCTGGTAAATCTTACCGAGTATATGCAAGAGCTGAGGAAAGTTTTAGAAATAATCCTGAGGATCTAAGAAAAATTTTCGTCCGCTCATATGATGGCGGTATGGTGCCACTAAATTCAGTAGCAACACTTACAAGAACGATTGGACCTGATATCGTTGATAGATTTAACCTCTTTCCATCAGCTAAGATCATGGGTGATCCAAAACCTGGCTACACGTCAGGCGATGCGATCAGAGCGATCCAAGAGGTCGTAAATGACACGCTAAGTAGCGAAGACTACGCTATAAGCTGGGCGGGAACGGCGTATCAAGAGGTAAATTCTCAAGGAACGGGTACGGTTGCCTTTATCTTTGGTATGATCTTTGTCTTTTTGATCCTTGCAGCTCAGTACGAAAGATGGCTCATCCCGCTTGCAGTCATCACAGCCGTACCATTTGCGGTATTTGGCTCATTGCTAGCAGTCTGGATAAGAGGGCTAACAAATGATATCTACTTTGAGATCGGACTCTTGTTGCTTATTGGTCTAGCGGCTAAAAATGCCATTTTGATCGTAGAGTTTGCAATGCAAGAGCGTGATAGTGGTAAGAGTATATTTGACTCAGCGATAAATGCAGCTAGACTTCGCTTTAGACCAATTGTAATGACATCAATCGCATTTACTCTAGGCGTCTTCCCGATGGTTATAAGCACAGGCGCAGGCGCTGCATCTCGCCACTCATTAGGAACTGGCGTGGTTGGTGGTATGATCGCTTCTACGACGATAGCTATATTTTTTGTGCCAATGTTTTACTATTTGCTTGAAAATTTAAATGAGAAATACTGGAAAAAGGGAGCAAAAAAAGATGAAAAATAAGGCGTTTATACTTATAACGGCGGCGTTTTTAGCTGGTTGCTCATTTCGTCCAGATATGCCAAATGTAGATACAAATTTCACATCTACTTACACTTATGAGACAAGCGATATAAGGGATCTTTGGTGGAGAGAATTTAACGATGAAAATTTAAATTCTCTAGTAGAAAATGCACTTGAGAAAAATACAAATTTACGTGTTGCTTATTTAAATTTAGAGAAAGCAAAAGCAAGCCTTGGCGTAGCTGAGGCAGATTTACTTCCTGGTATAAATTTAAATGTAGGCTACGAAAAAGCAAAAAGTAGCGGTGAAACGTATACTAAACAACCACAAACTCGTTATAGAAGATCAGATATAAATTTAGGGCTAAACTACGAGATAGACCTTTGGGGTAAGGTAAGAAATAATTTAGCAGCAGCTGAAGAAAGCCTAAATGCAACCAAATTTGACTACGATAGCGCGAGGTTAAGTATCAGCTCAAGTGTTGCAAAAAGCTACTTTGCGTTAGTTTCATTAAATATGCAAGAAGCTGTGCTAAGAGAGACTTTAAAAACTTATGAAGACACGCTAGCGCTTCGCAAAACACAGCTTGATCTTGGAAGCATAAACGAGATGACCTATTTGCAAAGCAAGGCAGCAGTAGAAAGCGCTAAGACCAATCTTACTTCTATATTAAATGCAAAGTCAAAGGCTATTACCTCACTAACTATCTTGACTGGTAAAAGTAATAATGAAATTTTAAATGGAGCTGTTACTAGCTCACAAAATTTACCAACTTCTCCCGAGATAAGTGCTGGCATTAGCTCTGAAATTTTGCTAAGAAGAAGCGACGTGGCAAAGGCACTGGCTGATTTAAAAGCTACAAATGCTCTTGTTGGTGTTGCAAGGGCTGAGTATTTTCCAAGCATTTCACTGACTGGACTTTTTGGCTTTTCAAGTATTGATTTTGAAAATATCTTTGTTGGAAATGCTAATACATGGAGTATAGGAGGCTCTTTAGCACAGAAAATTTTTGATTTTGGTAGGACAAAAAATAATGTAGCAGTGGCTAAAACAAATGAACAAATTGCCGCTGTTAATTATGAAGCAGCGGTAAAATCGGCTCTTGGCGAAGTAAGAGATGCGCTTGTTTCAAGGCAAAATGCAAAAATTTCTTTGGAACAAGTGAAAAATTTGCTA
This window harbors:
- a CDS encoding efflux RND transporter permease subunit, whose product is MFSRFFINRPIFATVISIIIVIAGFMGIKGLPIEEYPSLTPPTVSVSATYSGADAQTIADSVASAIEDQINGVENMLYMQSTSSSAGTMNISVYFKIGSSSKQATIDVNNRVQAALSRLPQEVQNMGVTVRERSGSILQVVGFTNPNMDLIELYNYVNLNIADEIKRVSGIGDTVLIGTKEYSMRIWLKPDRLAHFKLTPSDVISQVKIQNSQYAAGKIGEQPSDGGNPYVYSVRTDGRLKNAAQFGDIIIKSSDGSVLKLKDVATIELGAASYANDAMLNGKPAIPLLLFLQNDANALATANAVKEKLNELKKTYPVGLEHTIAYNPTEFIDVSIDEVIKTFIEAMVLVLIVMYFFLKNFRATIIPMLAVPVSIIGTFGGLYVMGFSINLITLFALVLAIGIVVDDAIIVIENVERILHENKEISVKDATFKAMEEVQTPVISIVLVLCAVFVPVSFMEGFVGVIQKQFALTLVVSVCISGFVALTLTPALCAVMLKKQESKPFWIVQKFNDFFDFSTRLFTAGVAKILRHIIISFIVIGILGFATYKLFDAVPKGLVPSEDKGALMVITSLPPSTNMLKTKEEVVSISNAILSNPNVEFTMAFAGYDILASSLRENSAVSFIKLKDWSERKGANNGADTLAGQFNGMLWSSKNSMTFVVNLPPIMGLSMTGGFEMYLQNKSGKSYNEIEADARKVSAIANARPELTNVRTTLETNYRQFKITVDKEKAKLFGVSESEIFSTIGATFGSYYINDFNLAGKSYRVYARAEESFRNNPEDLRKIFVRSYDGGMVPLNSVATLTRTIGPDIVDRFNLFPSAKIMGDPKPGYTSGDAIRAIQEVVNDTLSSEDYAISWAGTAYQEVNSQGTGTVAFIFGMIFVFLILAAQYERWLIPLAVITAVPFAVFGSLLAVWIRGLTNDIYFEIGLLLLIGLAAKNAILIVEFAMQERDSGKSIFDSAINAARLRFRPIVMTSIAFTLGVFPMVISTGAGAASRHSLGTGVVGGMIASTTIAIFFVPMFYYLLENLNEKYWKKGAKKDEK
- a CDS encoding efflux transporter outer membrane subunit: MKNKAFILITAAFLAGCSFRPDMPNVDTNFTSTYTYETSDIRDLWWREFNDENLNSLVENALEKNTNLRVAYLNLEKAKASLGVAEADLLPGINLNVGYEKAKSSGETYTKQPQTRYRRSDINLGLNYEIDLWGKVRNNLAAAEESLNATKFDYDSARLSISSSVAKSYFALVSLNMQEAVLRETLKTYEDTLALRKTQLDLGSINEMTYLQSKAAVESAKTNLTSILNAKSKAITSLTILTGKSNNEILNGAVTSSQNLPTSPEISAGISSEILLRRSDVAKALADLKATNALVGVARAEYFPSISLTGLFGFSSIDFENIFVGNANTWSIGGSLAQKIFDFGRTKNNVAVAKTNEQIAAVNYEAAVKSALGEVRDALVSRQNAKISLEQVKNLLKSQQRIYSLAKEQYDAGYIGHLELLDAERNLLQAKLQDVSAKLDEVDSAVEVYRAFGGGFKLEK